Proteins found in one Lycium ferocissimum isolate CSIRO_LF1 chromosome 6, AGI_CSIRO_Lferr_CH_V1, whole genome shotgun sequence genomic segment:
- the LOC132058991 gene encoding GLABRA2 expression modulator-like isoform X2, whose translation MMEHPDGGAATEHKINSDKMESVKDVLGRWGKRVGEATKKAEDIAGNTWQHLKTSPSIADAALGRIAQGTKVLAEGGYDKIFRQTFEADPEEKLQNSFACYLSTSAGPVMGVLYLSTAKLAFCSDNPLPYKTEDKTEWSYYKVIIPLYQLKAINPSSSRTNPSEKYIQVISVDNHEFWFIGFLNYTGAVKCLQEALQAHTLQVV comes from the exons ATGATGGAACATCCAGACGGTGGTGCAGCGACGGAACATAAGATCAATTCGG ATAAAATGGAGAGTGTCAAAGATGTACTTGGTAGATGGGGAAAGAGGGTTGGTGAAGCAACAAAGAAGGCTGAGGATATTGCTGGCAATACATGGCAACACT TGAAAACGAGCCCTAGTATTGCTGATGCTGCCTTAGGAAGAATTGCTCAGGGAACAAAGGTTCTTGCTGAAGGTGGTTATGACAAGATATTCCGCCAAACATTTGAGGCAGATCCTGAGGAGAAACTCCAAAATTCATTTGCATGTTATTTATCGACATCAGCTGGTCCAGTAATGGGAGTGTTATATCTTTCTACCGCAAAGCTTGCATTTTGTAGTGATAACCCCCTTCCCTACAAAACCGAAGACAAGACTGAATGGAGCTATTACAAG GTAATTATCCCGTTGTATCAGCTTAAAGCAATTAATCCTTCATCGAGCAGAACCAATCCATCAGAAAAATACATCCAAGTTATATCTGTTGATAACCATGAATTTTGGTTTATCGGATTTCTAAATTACACTGGTGCAGTAAAGTGCCTACAAGAGGCGCTACAAGCACACACATTGCAAGTCGTGTGA
- the LOC132058994 gene encoding uncharacterized protein LOC132058994 isoform X2 — translation MLSGLTFSQKENKKQRVPNMEKEREKKKPRILCLHGFRGNADYLKKLVLQWPESVTGKLDLVFLDAPFPALGKSSLEGFFDPPYFEWFQSNKGAVLGAAIPGMQREGVALTKVPKIKFLIIISGAKFGGPTYGVPPLAANAFTSPINCPSLHFLGETDFQRKDGEVLLECFVDPQVIHHPKGHTIPKLDDSSFEIVLEFIDKIQQL, via the exons ATGCTAAGTGGTCTTACATTttcccaaaaagaaaataaaaaacaaagggTACCAAACATGGAAAAAGAACGTGAGAAAAAGAAACCAAGAATTCTGTGTCTCCATGGCTTTAGAGGCAATGCTGATTATCTCAAGAAATTGGTTCTCCAGTGGCCGGAATCCGTCACCGGGAAATTAGATTTGGTTTTCTTGGATGCACCTTTTCCAGCTCTGGGAAAATCTTCCCTTGAAGGTTTTTTTGATCCTCCTTACTTTGAATGGTTTCAATCAAATAAG GGAGCTGTTTTAGGTGCAGCAATACCAGGCATGCAAAGGGAAGGAGTGGCTCTAACAAAAGttccaaaaataaagtttcTGATAATAATATCAGGGGCTAAATTTGGAGGGCCTACTTATGGGGTACCACCTTTGGCTGCCAATGCATTTACATCTCCAATCAACTGCCCATCCCTTCATTTCTTAG GAGAAACGGATTTTCAAAGAAAAGACGGAGAAGTTTTACTGGAGTGTTTTGTGGACCCCCAAGTGATTCATCATCCTAAAGGACATACCATACCTAAACTAG ATGATAGCAGCTTTGAAATAGTGCTTGAGTTTATTGACAAAATTCAACAACTTTGA
- the LOC132058994 gene encoding uncharacterized protein LOC132058994 isoform X1, translating to MLSGLTFSQKENKKQRVPNMEKEREKKKPRILCLHGFRGNADYLKKLVLQWPESVTGKLDLVFLDAPFPALGKSSLEGFFDPPYFEWFQSNKDFTEFYNFEECLEYIEGFMSKHGPFDGVLGFSQGAVLGAAIPGMQREGVALTKVPKIKFLIIISGAKFGGPTYGVPPLAANAFTSPINCPSLHFLGETDFQRKDGEVLLECFVDPQVIHHPKGHTIPKLDDSSFEIVLEFIDKIQQL from the exons ATGCTAAGTGGTCTTACATTttcccaaaaagaaaataaaaaacaaagggTACCAAACATGGAAAAAGAACGTGAGAAAAAGAAACCAAGAATTCTGTGTCTCCATGGCTTTAGAGGCAATGCTGATTATCTCAAGAAATTGGTTCTCCAGTGGCCGGAATCCGTCACCGGGAAATTAGATTTGGTTTTCTTGGATGCACCTTTTCCAGCTCTGGGAAAATCTTCCCTTGAAGGTTTTTTTGATCCTCCTTACTTTGAATGGTTTCAATCAAATAAG GATTTCACAGAGTTTTACAATTTTGAAGAATGCCTAGAGTATATAGAAGGTTTTATGTCAAAGCATGGACCTTTTGATGGTGTTCTTGGTTTCTCACAA GGAGCTGTTTTAGGTGCAGCAATACCAGGCATGCAAAGGGAAGGAGTGGCTCTAACAAAAGttccaaaaataaagtttcTGATAATAATATCAGGGGCTAAATTTGGAGGGCCTACTTATGGGGTACCACCTTTGGCTGCCAATGCATTTACATCTCCAATCAACTGCCCATCCCTTCATTTCTTAG GAGAAACGGATTTTCAAAGAAAAGACGGAGAAGTTTTACTGGAGTGTTTTGTGGACCCCCAAGTGATTCATCATCCTAAAGGACATACCATACCTAAACTAG ATGATAGCAGCTTTGAAATAGTGCTTGAGTTTATTGACAAAATTCAACAACTTTGA
- the LOC132058990 gene encoding cyclin-D4-1-like yields MAEKSNECVASNLLLCRETKNLCFDDLDDSLVNNDDQKNQENSKGLSFNDYGGRSMALIEESFCFMVEKEKDFLPKDDYLKRLRTGDLDLNLRREALNWIWKAHVHYGFGELSFCLSINYLDRFLSLYELPRGKTWTIQLLAVACLSLAVKMEEIDVPLTVDLQVGEPKFLFEGKTIQRMELLVLSTLRWRMQAYTPCTFIDYFMKKMNLDEIPSRQLVPRPIQLILRTIKGIDFLEFRPSEIAAAVAISVSGERSQAIDIDKAMPCFSIQVEKDRVMKCLELIQDLTLVSGTSAATAASEPHSPNGVLEAACLSYKSGEGTIGSCPNSSNTSSPDAKRRKLDTTPIS; encoded by the exons atggcTGAAAAAAGCAATGAATGTGTAGCTTCAAATTTACTCCTTTGTAGAGAAACCAAGAATCTTTGCTTTGATGATCTTGATGATTCTTTGGTCAATAATGATgaccaaaaaaatcaagaaaacagtAAAGGTTTGAGCTTTAATGACTATGGTGGCAGATCAATGGCATTGATTGAAGAAAGCTTTTGTTTTATggttgaaaaggaaaaagattttTTACCTAAAGATGATTATCTTAAGAGATTAAGAACTGGAGACTTGGATTTGAATCTTAGAAGAGAGGCTCTTAATTGGATTTGGAAG GCTCATGTGCACTATGGGTTTGGAGAGCTGAGTTTTTGTTTGTCAATAAATTACCTTGATAGGTTTCTGTCTTTGTATGAATTGCCA AGAGGTAAAACTTGGACAATTCAATTGTTAGCTGTAGCCTGTTTATCCCTTGCAgtcaaaatggaagaaattgatGTTCCCTTGACTGTTGATTTACAG GTAGGGGAACCTAAGTTTTTATTTGAAGGTAAAACAATACAAAGAATGGAACTTTTGGTATTGAGCACATTGAGGTGGAGAATGCAAGCTTATACACCTTGCACATTCATagattattttatgaaaaagaTGAATCTTGATGAAATCCCATCAAGGCAATTGGTCCCTAGACCAATTCAACTAATATTAAGAACCATAAAAG GTATTGACTTCTTGGAATTCAGGCCTTCTGAAATTGCAGCAGCAGTGGCGATTTCTGTTTCAGGGGAAAGGTCACAAGCCATTGACATTGATAAGGCAATGCCTTGCTTCTCCATACAAGTAGAAAAG GACAGAGTGATGAAGTGCCTTGAACTGATTCAAGATTTGACATTGGTTAGTGGGACTAGTGCTGCTACTGCTGCATCAGAACCTCATAGTCCCAATGGGGTGTTGGAAGCTGCTTGTTTGAGCTATAAAAGTGGTGAAGGAACAATTGGCTCATGTCCAAATTCATCAAACACTAGTAGTCCAGATGCTAAAAGGAGGAAACTTGATACAACACCAATCTCTTGA
- the LOC132058991 gene encoding GLABRA2 expression modulator-like isoform X1: protein MMEHPDGGAATEHKINSGMNNPDPKHVQKDNNNNNITIVNENNQNGNTNNEENESSMKSGNKSKKSVHWSEELVTDQRKAGSNNPYLAHSPVLANNSVNLFNIKNKMESVKDVLGRWGKRVGEATKKAEDIAGNTWQHLKTSPSIADAALGRIAQGTKVLAEGGYDKIFRQTFEADPEEKLQNSFACYLSTSAGPVMGVLYLSTAKLAFCSDNPLPYKTEDKTEWSYYKVIIPLYQLKAINPSSSRTNPSEKYIQVISVDNHEFWFIGFLNYTGAVKCLQEALQAHTLQVV, encoded by the exons ATGATGGAACATCCAGACGGTGGTGCAGCGACGGAACATAAGATCAATTCGGGTATGAATAATCCGGATCCGAAACATGTGCAAAAggacaataataataataatattactaTTGTAAATGAGAATAATCAAAATGGTAATACTAATAATGAGGAGAATGAGAGTAGTATGAAATCGGGGAATAAATCGAAGAAATCGGTGCATTGGAGCGAGGAATTGGTGACGGATCAGAGAAAAGCCGGATCGAATAATCCTTACTTAGCTCATTCTCCGGTTCTGGCTAACAATTCCGTTAATTTATTCAATATCAAAA ATAAAATGGAGAGTGTCAAAGATGTACTTGGTAGATGGGGAAAGAGGGTTGGTGAAGCAACAAAGAAGGCTGAGGATATTGCTGGCAATACATGGCAACACT TGAAAACGAGCCCTAGTATTGCTGATGCTGCCTTAGGAAGAATTGCTCAGGGAACAAAGGTTCTTGCTGAAGGTGGTTATGACAAGATATTCCGCCAAACATTTGAGGCAGATCCTGAGGAGAAACTCCAAAATTCATTTGCATGTTATTTATCGACATCAGCTGGTCCAGTAATGGGAGTGTTATATCTTTCTACCGCAAAGCTTGCATTTTGTAGTGATAACCCCCTTCCCTACAAAACCGAAGACAAGACTGAATGGAGCTATTACAAG GTAATTATCCCGTTGTATCAGCTTAAAGCAATTAATCCTTCATCGAGCAGAACCAATCCATCAGAAAAATACATCCAAGTTATATCTGTTGATAACCATGAATTTTGGTTTATCGGATTTCTAAATTACACTGGTGCAGTAAAGTGCCTACAAGAGGCGCTACAAGCACACACATTGCAAGTCGTGTGA